Proteins encoded by one window of Streptomyces uncialis:
- the nuoK gene encoding NADH-quinone oxidoreductase subunit NuoK, whose protein sequence is MSLDLLLLLAAALFSIGLFGALTQQSVVMLMMGLELMLGGVIVGAAAIWHFLTPDAADGQVLVVLAVTVMAVEMAVGFAVVTALFRTREVDTTDMAAELKR, encoded by the coding sequence GTGAGCCTGGACCTGCTTCTGCTGCTCGCCGCCGCCCTGTTCAGCATCGGACTGTTCGGCGCGCTGACCCAGCAGTCCGTCGTGATGCTGATGATGGGCCTGGAGCTGATGCTGGGAGGCGTCATCGTCGGCGCGGCGGCGATCTGGCACTTCCTCACCCCCGACGCGGCGGACGGGCAGGTCCTGGTCGTCCTCGCGGTGACCGTGATGGCGGTGGAGATGGCCGTCGGCTTCGCGGTGGTCACCGCGCTGTTCCGGACGCGCGAGGTCGACACGACCGACATGGCGGCGGAGCTCAAGAGATGA